One Roseimaritima multifibrata DNA window includes the following coding sequences:
- the secE gene encoding preprotein translocase subunit SecE, whose product MQIHWVRPANLPIIVPPSQETGSLSREVASSQSSTPLTSELLSFDVYKRNQGRLVRQLSCLAVWAVVAIGCWRLYETLKGGESAWVGMGVPGVILAAGLWIGYRLVNWPRFADFLIAVEAEMNKVSWPSKQEMIRSSIVVIFTIFFLAIMLFLFDIVWQEVFTFLGVTT is encoded by the coding sequence ATGCAGATTCACTGGGTTCGTCCCGCAAATCTGCCTATCATCGTCCCTCCCTCCCAGGAGACAGGATCGTTGTCCAGGGAAGTCGCTAGCTCGCAATCATCGACGCCGCTCACGTCCGAGTTGCTTTCGTTCGATGTATACAAACGTAATCAGGGACGTCTGGTTCGGCAGTTAAGCTGCCTCGCCGTGTGGGCTGTCGTCGCAATCGGATGTTGGCGATTGTACGAAACCCTTAAAGGTGGTGAAAGCGCTTGGGTGGGCATGGGTGTCCCCGGAGTGATTTTGGCAGCTGGCCTGTGGATCGGTTACCGATTGGTCAATTGGCCTCGTTTTGCCGATTTCCTGATCGCTGTCGAAGCGGAAATGAACAAGGTCTCATGGCCTTCCAAACAAGAGATGATCCGGTCGTCGATCGTGGTTATCTTTACGATCTTTTTCCTGGCCATTATGCTGTTTCTGTTTGATATCGTCTGGCAGGAAGTCTTTACCTTCCTTGGCGTAACTACCTAG
- the tuf gene encoding elongation factor Tu, with protein MAKATFERTKPHVNVGTIGHIDHGKTTTTGAILAVQAAKGLAEAKNYSDIAKGGTVRDQTKTVTIAVAHVEYETPNRHYAHIDCPGHADFIKNMITGAAQMDGAILVVSAADGPMPQTKEHVLLARQVGVPYIVVFLNKCDLVDDEELLELVELEARELLSKYDFPGDDLPVVRGSALPAYNNPADPAASACITELMEALDSSIPEPAREEDKPFLMAIEDVFSIEGRGTVATGRIERGVVKVGEEVAIVGLSDTPVKTTCTGVEMFRKELGIGKAGDNVGCLLRGVKRDDIQRGQVLAKPGSITPHTKFEAEVYCLSKDEGGRHTPFFSGYRPQFYFRTTDVTGTANLIDAEMCMPGDNVKVTVELHKPIAMDDGVRFAIREGGRTVGSGVVSKILE; from the coding sequence ATGGCTAAGGCAACTTTCGAACGTACCAAACCACACGTCAACGTGGGCACGATCGGTCACATTGACCATGGTAAAACGACCACCACCGGTGCAATCCTTGCTGTTCAGGCAGCCAAGGGTCTAGCTGAAGCAAAAAACTATTCGGACATCGCCAAGGGCGGTACCGTTCGTGACCAGACGAAAACGGTTACGATCGCGGTTGCTCACGTTGAGTACGAAACTCCGAATCGTCACTACGCGCATATCGATTGCCCGGGTCACGCTGACTTTATCAAGAACATGATCACCGGTGCCGCCCAAATGGACGGTGCGATCCTGGTTGTCAGTGCTGCTGACGGCCCGATGCCGCAAACCAAAGAACACGTGTTGTTGGCTCGCCAGGTTGGCGTTCCTTACATCGTCGTATTCTTGAACAAGTGCGACCTGGTCGACGACGAAGAATTGTTGGAATTGGTTGAGCTTGAAGCTCGTGAATTGCTTAGCAAGTACGACTTCCCTGGCGACGACCTTCCAGTTGTTCGCGGAAGTGCTCTTCCTGCTTACAATAACCCTGCCGATCCAGCTGCAAGTGCTTGCATCACCGAACTGATGGAAGCCCTGGATAGCTCGATTCCTGAACCTGCTCGTGAAGAAGACAAGCCATTCTTGATGGCTATCGAAGACGTCTTCTCCATCGAAGGTCGTGGAACGGTTGCTACCGGTCGTATCGAGCGTGGAGTCGTTAAGGTTGGTGAAGAAGTCGCAATTGTTGGACTTTCGGACACCCCTGTTAAAACGACCTGCACCGGTGTCGAAATGTTCCGTAAGGAACTGGGAATCGGTAAAGCTGGCGATAACGTCGGTTGCTTGCTTCGTGGCGTTAAACGTGACGACATCCAGCGTGGTCAAGTTTTGGCCAAGCCAGGTTCGATCACCCCGCACACCAAGTTCGAAGCTGAAGTTTATTGCTTGAGCAAAGACGAAGGTGGCCGACACACGCCATTCTTCAGCGGCTATCGTCCTCAGTTCTACTTCCGTACCACGGACGTTACCGGAACTGCAAACTTGATCGATGCTGAAATGTGCATGCCAGGCGACAATGTCAAAGTGACCGTCGAGCTGCACAAACCAATCGCTATGGATGATGGTGTTCGCTTCGCTATTCGCGAAGGTGGACGTACTGTCGGTTCAGGTGTTGTTTCGAAGATTCTTGAGTAA
- a CDS encoding HD domain-containing protein: protein MGCPVGAGGFGCPVACRDPGADSLIEELRALAVPQHWVRIAPEVDVPLTPRVTRLLDSPPLRRLARVSQLGLVSQVYPGAIHHRLEHSLGVYRHALEVLSRLLVEPGFAANITERQAGTFVAASLLHDVGHWPFCHPIEDMQLAGLPRHEVLARDWLEQPEMAALVKEDWSSVDEVCDLLSGRYRDRGSELLGSLLSGPIDIDKMDYLVRDSLHAGVPYGRHFDIRRLLGSLVPHPELPRMALGEKGRTAAEMMVFARYVMFSEVYWHHAVRSATAMLQRAVYMLQGEIDLVAMTRLDDHQWIASLCRAAEGTAAEPLVSGLFGDRRQLWKRVAEFDRLQHGDLHAQLARRPYGWLVRCSEALAGRLARDLGIEVGLADVLIDAPPVKLEVDINMDVVRRDGSVCPLGEISPVVEALARRQFDNHVKRVRVFVRPDIRKALEGGQLDEKLLEEAAKSVGE from the coding sequence GTGGGCTGTCCGGTTGGTGCGGGCGGATTCGGTTGCCCGGTCGCCTGCCGCGATCCTGGAGCCGATTCTTTGATCGAGGAACTGCGTGCGCTGGCGGTCCCGCAGCACTGGGTCCGGATCGCTCCGGAGGTCGACGTTCCGCTGACGCCGCGAGTGACTCGGTTGCTTGATAGTCCGCCGCTTCGGAGGTTGGCACGAGTCAGTCAGTTGGGGTTGGTGTCGCAGGTCTATCCCGGTGCCATTCATCATCGCCTGGAGCATTCGCTGGGGGTTTATCGGCATGCCCTCGAAGTCCTGTCGCGGTTGCTGGTCGAGCCTGGGTTTGCTGCGAATATCACCGAGCGTCAGGCGGGGACGTTTGTGGCGGCGTCGTTGCTGCATGACGTTGGGCATTGGCCGTTTTGTCATCCGATTGAAGACATGCAGTTGGCGGGTTTGCCGCGGCATGAGGTGTTGGCGAGGGATTGGCTCGAACAGCCCGAAATGGCCGCCTTGGTGAAGGAGGACTGGAGCAGCGTCGATGAAGTCTGCGACCTGCTGAGCGGGCGGTATCGCGATCGTGGCTCGGAATTGCTGGGGTCTCTTTTAAGTGGCCCGATCGATATCGATAAAATGGACTATTTGGTCCGCGATAGCTTGCACGCGGGCGTTCCGTATGGGCGGCACTTTGATATCCGGCGATTGCTGGGGTCGTTGGTCCCGCATCCCGAATTGCCGCGGATGGCGCTGGGGGAAAAGGGGCGGACGGCCGCGGAGATGATGGTTTTTGCTCGGTATGTGATGTTTAGCGAGGTTTACTGGCATCATGCGGTGCGAAGTGCGACGGCGATGTTGCAGCGAGCGGTTTATATGCTGCAGGGTGAAATCGATCTGGTCGCCATGACGCGACTGGATGATCATCAGTGGATCGCCTCGCTCTGTCGGGCTGCCGAGGGGACGGCCGCGGAGCCGCTGGTTAGTGGCCTGTTCGGCGATCGGCGGCAGTTGTGGAAGCGAGTCGCCGAATTTGATCGGCTTCAGCATGGCGATTTGCATGCCCAGTTGGCTCGACGTCCCTATGGCTGGTTGGTTCGGTGTAGCGAGGCGCTTGCCGGGCGGTTGGCCCGTGACCTGGGGATCGAAGTTGGTTTGGCCGATGTTTTGATCGATGCTCCGCCGGTGAAGCTGGAAGTGGACATCAATATGGATGTCGTTCGCCGCGATGGAAGTGTTTGTCCGCTGGGGGAAATCTCGCCCGTTGTCGAAGCTTTGGCTCGCCGTCAGTTCGATAATCATGTCAAACGTGTCCGTGTCTTTGTGCGTCCGGACATCCGAAAGGCACTTGAGGGGGGGCAACTGGACGAAAAATTGCTGGAAGAGGCAGCTAAATCGGTTGGCGAGTGA
- a CDS encoding radical SAM protein, whose protein sequence is MAKRLLTETDKRLLWKATWTLGFKGLLSVHKHKRRLKRGEFFPPFLYMSVINSCNLRCQGCWVDVAAKQQRIEVDAANRTIDEAKKMGNAFFGILGGEPFMHKDLMKIFAAHPDAYFQVFTNGHFITDEVAAQLRELGNVTPLISVEGSEIISDERRGRAGVLNDTMKGLEAALRNKLMVGVCTSVCKSNIDDLVSERWIDRLIEMGVMYCWFHIYRPVGPESNPDLALNSEEQRRVRQFVVDIRATKPIIVIDAYHDDAGNALCPAATGFTHHVGPWGDLEPCPVIQLATESIHDKRSLKDTFNESAFLRDFRELTAQHTRGCVIMERPDLLIDLANRHGARDTTARGSVMKELEDISPRRSQFQPGDEIPERSLAYRWAKKYAFNDFGTYTQHFSEDRWKDPDANRTNDPETTDKTSLPVLK, encoded by the coding sequence ATGGCCAAACGGCTGCTTACCGAAACCGATAAACGTCTCCTTTGGAAGGCAACTTGGACCCTTGGATTCAAGGGATTACTGAGCGTTCACAAACATAAGCGGCGTCTGAAACGAGGCGAATTCTTCCCGCCGTTCCTGTACATGTCGGTGATCAATAGCTGCAACCTGCGCTGCCAGGGATGCTGGGTTGATGTCGCTGCCAAACAGCAACGGATCGAAGTCGACGCGGCGAACCGCACCATCGACGAAGCGAAAAAGATGGGCAATGCGTTCTTTGGCATCCTCGGTGGCGAGCCGTTCATGCACAAAGACTTGATGAAAATTTTCGCCGCCCATCCCGATGCCTATTTCCAAGTCTTCACCAATGGACACTTCATCACCGACGAAGTTGCCGCTCAACTTCGCGAACTGGGGAACGTCACGCCCCTGATCTCGGTGGAAGGCTCCGAAATCATCAGCGACGAACGACGCGGCCGTGCCGGTGTCCTAAACGACACCATGAAAGGCCTGGAAGCGGCACTCCGCAATAAATTGATGGTCGGAGTCTGCACCAGTGTCTGCAAATCTAATATCGATGACCTGGTTTCTGAACGCTGGATCGACCGGCTGATCGAAATGGGCGTGATGTACTGCTGGTTCCACATCTACCGACCTGTCGGCCCCGAATCGAACCCCGACCTGGCGCTCAACAGCGAAGAACAACGTCGCGTCCGCCAATTTGTTGTCGACATTCGAGCAACCAAACCGATCATCGTGATCGATGCCTACCACGACGACGCGGGCAATGCACTCTGCCCAGCCGCCACCGGATTCACTCATCACGTGGGCCCCTGGGGAGACCTGGAACCGTGCCCGGTCATCCAACTGGCGACCGAGTCGATTCACGACAAACGATCGCTAAAAGATACCTTCAACGAATCGGCCTTCTTGCGAGATTTCCGCGAATTGACCGCACAGCACACTCGTGGTTGCGTCATCATGGAACGCCCCGACCTGTTGATCGATCTAGCGAATCGACACGGAGCAAGAGACACGACCGCTCGTGGCTCGGTGATGAAAGAGCTGGAGGACATTTCCCCACGACGCAGCCAGTTCCAGCCAGGCGATGAAATTCCAGAACGAAGCTTGGCCTACCGCTGGGCCAAAAAATACGCGTTCAACGATTTCGGAACCTACACCCAGCACTTCTCGGAAGACCGCTGGAAGGACCCCGACGCGAACCGAACCAACGACCCTGAAACCACGGACAAAACAAGTTTGCCGGTGCTGAAATAG
- a CDS encoding acyltransferase family protein, with product MASVRVNRLAPLEWVRAGATLLVVLLHALMPYVSQPMPGVAWPVWETGSTTANAVFWAIELFIMPLFLVLAGFVAVGLIGRLGKADFLRHRARRLLVPLLFGLVVVLPIDLYVWLLGWVVEGKVGWQKMRSLKIDPEIAKNLWGTSHLWFLQYLLLYSVLYAVVKEAWPERWRHPVNRRTVRAASLLALIAIGGSVLLVRPEVVFGFQHGFFPVASKWIYNGTFYAGGIWLAVFDSRLRRIERNGVGVLLFGLLGGIASLWAGMQFLQGDASRLILVLGAVATLASAWALTFGIIGAAVRFAQRPRRIVLYVAAASFWIYLAHHPFLGLVHIGLKVQFPDAAPLGKGMLAWAIATLWCLGTYQIFVRHTFIGRMLGVRHAERVCKQSVAKELANLRQAA from the coding sequence ATGGCCTCTGTGCGTGTGAATCGACTTGCCCCACTTGAATGGGTTCGCGCTGGTGCGACCCTCTTGGTGGTTCTGCTGCACGCTTTAATGCCCTACGTTTCGCAGCCGATGCCGGGTGTCGCTTGGCCCGTTTGGGAAACCGGCAGCACGACCGCCAATGCGGTCTTCTGGGCAATCGAATTGTTCATCATGCCCCTGTTTCTGGTGTTGGCCGGATTTGTGGCGGTTGGATTGATTGGACGGTTGGGGAAAGCCGATTTCTTGCGGCATCGGGCACGTCGGTTGTTGGTTCCGCTGCTGTTCGGTTTGGTTGTTGTTCTGCCAATCGATCTTTATGTTTGGCTGCTCGGCTGGGTCGTTGAGGGGAAGGTCGGCTGGCAAAAAATGCGCAGCCTGAAGATTGATCCTGAAATCGCGAAGAATCTGTGGGGGACAAGCCATCTTTGGTTCTTGCAGTATCTGCTGCTATACAGCGTGCTATATGCCGTCGTAAAAGAGGCGTGGCCTGAGCGTTGGCGGCATCCGGTGAACCGCAGGACTGTCCGTGCAGCGAGTCTGCTGGCTTTGATTGCAATCGGCGGGAGCGTCCTGTTGGTTCGTCCTGAAGTTGTGTTCGGATTCCAGCACGGTTTTTTTCCCGTCGCATCGAAGTGGATATACAACGGGACTTTTTATGCCGGAGGTATCTGGCTGGCCGTTTTTGATTCGCGGCTGAGACGGATTGAACGGAACGGTGTCGGAGTGCTTTTGTTTGGTCTGCTTGGCGGAATCGCGTCGCTTTGGGCAGGGATGCAGTTCCTTCAAGGGGATGCCTCGCGATTGATTCTGGTGTTAGGTGCGGTCGCAACACTGGCATCCGCTTGGGCCTTAACGTTTGGGATTATTGGGGCCGCTGTCCGGTTTGCCCAGCGTCCTCGGCGAATCGTTTTGTATGTCGCAGCCGCGTCGTTCTGGATTTACCTAGCACACCATCCATTCTTGGGATTGGTCCATATTGGGCTGAAGGTACAGTTCCCTGATGCGGCTCCGCTCGGCAAGGGAATGCTTGCTTGGGCAATCGCAACCCTATGGTGTTTGGGGACTTATCAAATCTTCGTCAGGCATACTTTCATCGGACGCATGTTAGGCGTCCGGCACGCAGAAAGAGTCTGCAAGCAATCGGTCGCCAAGGAACTGGCGAACCTCCGTCAAGCCGCGTAG
- the nusG gene encoding transcription termination/antitermination protein NusG, protein MSDPDATDNDVSEEVVSEESQAAQPAAAESTPPAAPTPEAVDDGPKMDWYILKVAFNREDSIRDGLEKRVRMEGMGDLFGEIIVPTEDVVEFTRNGKKRISKRKLLPGYLMVNMIINDDSWFLVRETSGISDFTGAAGKPMPMDPADIERFIQKPKNEDDEDAPMKTAIPFKPGDRVRVKEGNFQNQEGEVDTIDEANGRVTVIINIFDRSVPMELDHWQIEDL, encoded by the coding sequence GTGTCCGATCCCGACGCCACCGATAACGATGTTTCTGAGGAAGTTGTTTCCGAGGAATCTCAGGCAGCGCAACCGGCCGCGGCCGAATCGACTCCTCCTGCCGCCCCGACTCCCGAGGCGGTTGATGACGGTCCCAAAATGGACTGGTACATCCTGAAAGTGGCTTTCAATCGTGAAGATTCGATCCGTGATGGATTGGAAAAACGCGTGCGAATGGAAGGCATGGGAGATCTGTTTGGGGAAATCATCGTCCCCACCGAAGACGTTGTCGAATTCACGCGGAACGGCAAGAAACGAATTTCCAAGCGGAAATTGTTGCCAGGCTATCTGATGGTCAACATGATCATCAATGATGACAGCTGGTTCCTTGTCCGCGAAACCTCCGGGATCAGTGACTTTACCGGAGCCGCCGGGAAGCCGATGCCGATGGACCCCGCCGATATCGAACGCTTCATTCAGAAACCAAAGAATGAAGACGATGAAGATGCCCCGATGAAAACGGCGATCCCGTTCAAGCCAGGGGATCGGGTTCGAGTCAAAGAAGGGAATTTCCAGAACCAAGAAGGCGAAGTCGATACGATCGACGAAGCAAACGGTCGCGTCACCGTGATCATCAATATCTTTGATCGTAGTGTTCCGATGGAACTGGATCACTGGCAAATCGAAGATCTGTAG